A window from Culex pipiens pallens isolate TS chromosome 3, TS_CPP_V2, whole genome shotgun sequence encodes these proteins:
- the LOC120428815 gene encoding vacuolar protein sorting-associated protein VTA1 homolog: MAANFPEVPATLKPIAHYLKTAQEHDARDAIVSYWCRLYALQVGLKINSQGMEERKFLIQVMDWLETTKKAHTENESITNEVAAQAYLENYALKLFLYADKQDRASNFGKNVVKAFYTAGMIYDVLQTFGELTEEVTQNRKYAKWKASYIHNCLKNGETPVPGPMQSAEDEELDNELQNLVPGPSNPAPDQPPAPGPSQQQPPYPPMGFNSFPSPGQPQLPFSGPPSGPTNFVTNDPFSNVKAPTPPSEPEKPPGGWQPYTGPAGGGVAPAAAPVATGAGVTLTPDQITKAQKYCKWAGSALNYEDTKTAIDNLQKALRLLQTGQDG, from the exons ATGGCCGCCAACTTTCCGGAGGTTCCGGCCACGCTGAAGCCCATTGCGCACTATTTGAAGACGGCGCAGGAACACGACGCCCGCGATGCCATCGTCAGCTACTGGTG TCGATTGTACGCCCTCCAGGTGGGACTTAAAATCAACAGCCAGGGTATGGAGGAACGAAAGTTCCTTATTCAGGTGATGGACTGGTTGGAGACGACGAAGAAGGCCCACACGGAGAACGAATCTATCACGAATGAGGTGGCCGCGCAAGCTTATCTGGAGAATTACGCGCTGAAGTTGTTTTTGTACGCGGACAAACAGGACCGGGCCAGCAATTTCGGGAAGAATGTCGTGAAGGCATTCTACACGGCCGGAATGATCTACGACGTACTGCAAACGTTCGGCGAACTGACCGAGGAGGTGACCCAGAATCGAAAGTACGCCAAGTGGAAGGCCTCCTACATTCACAACTGCTTGAAGAATGGCGAAACTCCGGTACCTGGACCGATGCAGTCCGCAGAGGACGAAGAGTTGGACAACGAGTTGCAGAATCTGGTACCGGGACCAAGCAACCCAGCACCGGACCAACCGCCTGCCCCAGGGCCAAGTCAGCAGCAACCGCCGTATCCACCGATGGGATTCAACAGCTTCCCGTCGCCGGGGCAGCCACAGCTACCTTTTTCTGGCCCACCCTCCGGTCCCACCAACTTCGTTACGAACGACCCGTTCAGCAACGTGAAGGCACCGACGCCGCCGAGCGAACCGGAGAAACCACCCGGCGGATGGCAACCGTACACGGGACCAGCCGGAGGAGGTGTCGCTCCGGCGGCCGCACCCGTTGCGACCGGTGCCGGTGTGACCCTCACACCCGACCAGATTACCAAGGCCCAGAAGTACTGCAAGTGGGCCGGAAGTGCGCTTAACTACGAGGACACCAAAACGGCGATTGACAACCTGCAGAAGGCGCTACGGCTGCTGCAAACCGGCCAAGATGGCTGA